A region of Xylanibacillus composti DNA encodes the following proteins:
- a CDS encoding GNAT family N-acetyltransferase codes for MEVRYLEYVISDDKSKLQIDQVLGFMARSYWANKRPSTLTRKAIEHSYCLGVYQDEEQVGFARIVTDHATIYYICDVFIHEDHRGRGIGKKLIELIVNADGHDQMMGLLGTADAHELYEQFGFIRDAERFLRKSPQFVIQQ; via the coding sequence ATGGAAGTCCGATACCTGGAGTATGTAATCAGTGATGACAAGTCTAAGCTGCAAATCGACCAAGTGCTGGGGTTTATGGCACGGAGTTATTGGGCAAACAAGAGGCCGTCAACCTTGACGCGCAAAGCGATCGAGCATTCATATTGCCTGGGCGTGTATCAGGATGAGGAACAGGTAGGATTTGCCCGGATCGTGACGGATCATGCCACGATTTACTATATTTGCGATGTATTTATCCATGAGGACCACCGCGGCAGGGGGATCGGAAAGAAACTCATCGAACTAATTGTGAACGCTGACGGCCATGATCAGATGATGGGCTTGCTGGGGACAGCTGATGCACATGAGTTGTATGAGCAGTTCGGGTTCATCCGGGATGCGGAACGCTTTCTAAGGAAGTCGCCCCAATTTGTAATTCAGCAGTAA
- a CDS encoding GNAT family N-acetyltransferase, translating to MRDWHDRSREKNIPEIHDFNVLQKFQRMGIGSRLMDHAEQMIRERSRIAGLGVGIFSNYGAAQVLYAQRGYIPDGKGIHEGQRYIQHGETITVNDDIVFYLIKHLSRNDCSGERMCGEEGSWKSDTWSM from the coding sequence ATGCGAGATTGGCATGATAGGAGTCGGGAGAAGAACATCCCGGAAATTCATGACTTCAATGTGCTGCAGAAGTTCCAACGTATGGGCATTGGTTCAAGACTGATGGATCATGCCGAACAAATGATACGTGAACGGTCCCGGATAGCCGGGCTGGGTGTTGGAATCTTCTCCAACTATGGAGCGGCTCAAGTGCTCTATGCACAACGTGGCTATATCCCGGATGGGAAGGGCATTCACGAAGGGCAGCGCTATATCCAACATGGCGAAACGATAACCGTGAATGATGACATTGTCTTTTATCTCATTAAGCATTTAAGCCGTAATGATTGTTCAGGAGAGCGTATGTGCGGGGAGGAAGGGTCATGGAAGTCCGATACCTGGAGTATGTAA
- a CDS encoding VOC family protein, giving the protein MQIAEITLLVNQLEPVTRFYHEILKFPVIECTGTTVRLQCGSSVLSFQQEDKISSPYYHFAFNIAENKLDLAMDYLRQKGISLNRTNESEVFYSESWDSHSIYFYDPAGNIVEFIARHRLPSKPGTTFSTDDILNISEIGLPTSQVEALSDLLVHQLDECVYISGDAVFTPIGDEEGLLILTTLERQWLGSNKKVEIFPLKVQIDGKMVELRNFLNLPYCLTTA; this is encoded by the coding sequence TTGCAAATTGCAGAAATTACACTGCTTGTCAATCAGTTGGAGCCCGTTACGCGGTTTTATCATGAGATTTTGAAGTTCCCGGTCATTGAGTGTACTGGGACAACTGTACGCCTACAATGTGGGTCTTCTGTACTCTCGTTTCAGCAAGAGGATAAGATTTCCTCACCTTACTACCATTTTGCGTTTAATATCGCTGAGAACAAGCTAGATCTTGCAATGGATTATTTGAGACAAAAAGGGATTTCACTTAATCGAACAAATGAAAGTGAAGTGTTCTATTCAGAAAGCTGGGATTCCCATTCAATCTATTTTTACGATCCGGCTGGAAATATCGTTGAGTTTATCGCCAGACATCGCCTGCCGAGCAAGCCTGGTACGACATTCTCCACCGACGACATCTTGAATATAAGCGAAATCGGCTTACCCACAAGTCAAGTGGAGGCGTTGTCGGACTTGTTGGTACACCAGTTAGATGAATGTGTGTACATTTCCGGCGATGCTGTTTTTACACCCATTGGCGATGAAGAAGGATTGTTGATTCTAACCACACTGGAACGGCAATGGCTGGGGTCAAATAAGAAAGTAGAGATATTCCCGCTTAAAGTGCAAATAGATGGAAAAATGGTTGAGTTGCGTAATTTTCTGAATCTCCCATATTGCCTAACAACAGCTTGA
- a CDS encoding GNAT family N-acetyltransferase — protein MNASMLEAEIAYTKLFAQSEDEGDFIRFWDETIPDMYTHNYILVKHNQAPLAKILKAELAQRHAEGKKFLRAEFSFAFDNSLLDELPIKPNVTHYDYMVIHTDRYQTIQGNMDGRVEPAYRENVLADGIAVDVLANEEAMGLEFAVRRIHRKSKVYQDSLLPLQLYVCYHGKLAVGKCELMILRDIAKIEDFDILENHQRQGFGSTVIRHLLKHAADQHVKQAYLVTNSTDTAKIMYAKCGFVKAGTKTELFFRLENDAP, from the coding sequence ATGAATGCATCCATGCTAGAAGCGGAAATCGCATATACGAAACTGTTCGCGCAGAGTGAGGATGAAGGAGATTTCATCCGATTTTGGGATGAGACGATTCCGGATATGTACACGCACAATTATATACTGGTCAAGCATAACCAAGCGCCTCTTGCAAAGATCCTGAAGGCAGAGCTTGCACAACGACATGCAGAGGGAAAAAAGTTTCTGCGGGCAGAGTTCAGTTTTGCTTTCGACAATAGTTTGCTGGATGAGTTGCCCATAAAGCCCAATGTGACACACTATGATTATATGGTCATCCATACGGATCGCTATCAGACGATTCAAGGAAATATGGATGGACGAGTCGAACCGGCATATCGCGAAAATGTGCTGGCCGACGGAATCGCCGTCGATGTTCTGGCGAATGAGGAAGCGATGGGGCTGGAATTTGCGGTAAGACGCATTCATCGCAAGTCCAAGGTGTATCAAGATTCGCTGCTCCCCTTGCAATTATATGTTTGCTACCATGGCAAACTGGCAGTAGGCAAGTGCGAGCTTATGATACTGCGGGATATTGCCAAGATTGAAGATTTCGACATCCTCGAGAATCATCAGCGCCAAGGCTTTGGCAGTACAGTTATTCGCCATCTTCTTAAACACGCAGCGGATCAGCATGTCAAACAAGCTTACTTGGTGACCAACAGTACAGATACAGCAAAAATAATGTATGCCAAGTGCGGATTCGTAAAGGCCGGTACGAAGACAGAGCTGTTTTTTCGGTTGGAAAATGACGCGCCATGA
- a CDS encoding GNAT family N-acetyltransferase: protein MKLFLRQADASDLPLLSRMNRQLIEDEGSTNPMSTEELLVRMKGWLQSGWQIDLLLRDTTVLGYALYQLRRNERGKEEVYLRQYFIERKHRGRGYGQAGIALLLETRWDPGHTIVVEVLETNPAGHRFWQRVGFAPYSTTLTRNG from the coding sequence ATGAAGCTGTTCTTGAGACAAGCAGACGCGTCCGACTTGCCCCTGCTGAGTCGTATGAATCGGCAACTCATCGAGGATGAGGGAAGTACGAATCCCATGTCTACCGAGGAGCTCCTTGTACGCATGAAGGGATGGCTCCAATCTGGCTGGCAGATTGATCTCCTCCTTCGGGACACTACTGTACTGGGTTACGCGCTATATCAATTGCGGAGAAATGAGCGCGGGAAGGAAGAGGTGTACCTGCGGCAGTATTTCATTGAACGAAAGCACCGCGGGCGTGGCTATGGGCAAGCGGGGATAGCCTTGCTGCTTGAGACAAGATGGGATCCCGGGCACACCATCGTCGTGGAAGTGCTGGAGACGAATCCCGCCGGGCATCGATTTTGGCAGCGGGTTGGTTTTGCGCCGTACAGTACAACCTTGACCAGGAACGGTTGA
- a CDS encoding DUF4825 domain-containing protein, with protein MKMRMLVMLLLLSVMLTGCIAENSANKDLFQYQNSYIGDNSGVGNIIQRLPRHENVKHLSLATDAEPYGMEITYEELPANMTEEERREAVIYNATFLFALVQNAEWISFRMDEEEYVVSRDSLLAWYGGEEWMSFSKEEDLRVYIQEQLEDQEKLNRFFEAE; from the coding sequence ATGAAAATGCGAATGCTGGTCATGCTTCTGCTGTTATCCGTCATGCTGACCGGATGTATAGCAGAGAATTCCGCTAACAAGGACTTATTTCAGTACCAAAATTCCTACATCGGAGACAACAGCGGAGTGGGAAATATCATCCAACGCCTGCCCAGACATGAGAATGTCAAACATTTGTCGCTTGCTACCGATGCCGAGCCTTACGGAATGGAGATTACTTACGAGGAGCTTCCCGCTAACATGACCGAAGAGGAGAGAAGAGAAGCCGTAATTTATAACGCGACATTCCTGTTCGCACTCGTTCAGAATGCGGAGTGGATTTCGTTCCGAATGGATGAAGAGGAATATGTGGTGTCAAGAGACAGCCTGCTTGCATGGTACGGTGGTGAGGAGTGGATGTCTTTTTCGAAGGAGGAGGACCTGCGCGTTTATATTCAGGAACAGCTGGAAGACCAGGAGAAGCTCAATCGTTTTTTTGAGGCTGAGTGA
- a CDS encoding transglutaminase-like domain-containing protein translates to MKQLQPLQAYLQQSAYIDFQHASLQKLVTSFRQETELERIKAAFEYVRDEIRHSMDIRNEEVTRRASEVLEKGHGICYAKSHLLAALLRGMGIPSGITYQRLTLSDTPEDGYCIHALNTVYVRELGKWIRLDARGNKEGIDAQFSTEEEKLAFPIRPEYDERDYGINFHEPHPAIIETLQTYTNSIEMCQVGLPEHLQEEGER, encoded by the coding sequence ATGAAACAGCTTCAACCGCTTCAAGCCTATTTGCAACAATCGGCCTACATCGATTTCCAGCATGCTTCTCTGCAGAAGCTGGTTACGTCTTTCAGACAAGAGACGGAGCTTGAGAGGATAAAAGCGGCGTTCGAGTATGTGCGGGATGAGATCCGCCATTCCATGGATATTCGTAATGAAGAGGTAACACGCCGAGCTTCGGAGGTTCTGGAGAAGGGGCATGGCATCTGTTATGCCAAATCGCATCTGCTTGCCGCATTATTAAGAGGGATGGGAATTCCATCGGGCATTACTTATCAGCGTTTGACCTTATCCGACACACCAGAGGACGGGTATTGCATTCATGCTTTGAACACCGTGTATGTACGTGAACTGGGGAAGTGGATCCGATTGGACGCGAGGGGCAACAAGGAGGGGATTGATGCCCAGTTTTCGACTGAGGAAGAGAAGCTGGCATTTCCCATTCGACCAGAATATGACGAGAGAGATTACGGCATCAACTTCCATGAACCGCACCCGGCCATTATCGAGACATTACAGACTTACACCAATAGCATAGAGATGTGCCAAGTGGGTTTGCCTGAACATTTGCAAGAGGAAGGAGAGAGATAG
- a CDS encoding DHA2 family efflux MFS transporter permease subunit: MNARLWLAFASLGLGIFMVNMDSAMLTMALPRLEKEWEVPLLQLKWLVLGYLILITGLLPSIGRLSDRAGKKRIYMLGVSLFTVSTLLCAGAGSFWQLLLFRLLQAIGASMIMANAMSLVTQIFPQGLKGRALSGISSVIAVATILGPAVGGLLLHLSSWRAVFLLHLPLGIAALLLSILHIPAAPQHKPAGQSFDYVGAVAFFVAMAGLLSYLSWADTLGWASAWAMTLLGGSLGMMAFFIYWQARAAHPLLELSLFRKSRFIFANLASYLSFVLTMLPAVVLPLYLIQVMQISEDTAGALISVQAVAIVLAAPVSGWMTDKLNGRIPAAVGMLCCAAGLGLLSGLEPGTGYGSIVLALGLFGLGIGLFQAPNQLAVLQDVPPDKNGAAGSIMATIRNFGRVSGTALAFLLYASSNSSPLQGSGQVAAAGNVQLVFLAGCVLAFITILLQFGDVLKFKHERASRYSASKLKQ; encoded by the coding sequence ATGAACGCACGGTTATGGCTGGCCTTCGCGTCGCTCGGACTAGGCATCTTTATGGTGAATATGGATAGCGCCATGCTGACAATGGCGCTCCCGCGGCTGGAGAAGGAGTGGGAGGTTCCGCTGCTTCAGCTGAAATGGCTTGTCCTCGGCTATTTGATCCTGATTACCGGACTGCTGCCCAGCATCGGCCGATTGTCGGACAGGGCAGGGAAGAAGCGGATATATATGCTGGGCGTTTCGCTGTTTACCGTCAGCACCTTGCTGTGTGCAGGAGCAGGCTCGTTCTGGCAGCTGCTGCTGTTTCGGCTGCTGCAGGCGATCGGCGCATCGATGATTATGGCGAACGCGATGTCGCTGGTGACACAGATCTTCCCGCAAGGCTTGAAGGGTCGGGCGTTGAGCGGCATCAGCAGCGTGATTGCCGTAGCAACGATCCTGGGTCCGGCAGTTGGCGGGCTGCTGCTTCACCTGTCGAGTTGGCGCGCGGTTTTCCTTCTGCATCTGCCGCTTGGCATTGCGGCGCTTCTGCTCTCCATCCTGCATATCCCTGCAGCCCCGCAGCATAAGCCGGCAGGGCAATCGTTTGACTACGTTGGAGCAGTTGCATTCTTCGTGGCCATGGCAGGATTGCTCTCCTATCTGTCCTGGGCGGACACGCTAGGATGGGCAAGCGCATGGGCAATGACGTTGTTAGGCGGCTCACTCGGCATGATGGCTTTCTTTATCTATTGGCAGGCGCGCGCCGCACACCCATTGCTCGAGCTTTCCCTCTTTCGAAAAAGCAGATTCATCTTCGCCAACTTGGCCTCGTACCTGTCCTTTGTCCTTACCATGCTGCCTGCCGTAGTATTGCCGCTCTATCTCATTCAAGTGATGCAAATATCCGAAGACACGGCAGGTGCCCTTATATCCGTACAAGCCGTCGCTATTGTGCTTGCCGCACCGGTGAGCGGGTGGATGACCGACAAGCTCAATGGGCGTATTCCCGCGGCAGTCGGCATGCTCTGCTGTGCCGCCGGGCTTGGGCTGTTAAGCGGTCTTGAACCCGGTACCGGATATGGGAGCATCGTGCTTGCCCTTGGCTTGTTCGGGTTGGGTATTGGCCTGTTCCAGGCCCCCAACCAGCTGGCAGTGCTGCAAGATGTGCCGCCGGACAAGAATGGAGCTGCAGGCAGCATCATGGCGACGATACGCAATTTCGGCAGGGTGTCCGGCACAGCACTGGCCTTCCTGCTGTATGCTTCCTCGAATTCAAGCCCGCTGCAGGGAAGCGGACAGGTCGCTGCGGCAGGTAACGTCCAGCTCGTCTTCCTGGCAGGCTGCGTGTTGGCATTCATCACCATCCTGCTTCAATTCGGAGACGTTCTGAAGTTCAAGCACGAACGCGCGAGCAGGTACTCTGCCAGCAAGCTGAAGCAGTGA
- a CDS encoding ABC transporter permease, producing MGAYICSQLRSRLVRTLSVVIGISMGTGLFLALSALGNGYQQAARLPLSGLASDIVVSKSADSTSAASQITRGIRMPFGIEAITEEERAQIAEQPSIDTLTGVLLLWDFDRSGYKTILGVDTSEHASGPAYVLEEGIVKGRSFSSTDRGVAVVDRHYAAFYNLQPGSELLVGDQTFQVVGTVSQSNTNQTAAANVYIPLADARMLAGLEQDEVNQLYIRVADASRMEEITREIGYLLPHAHVVTEDSLIQVMGGIGKVSAQFAKAAAAVGLVGGVLLAWFALQGMMAERRKEIAIMKALGWRKREIYKLFLLETALLGGIGLLAGLVLGWGSMHAVQLLPMPDIPLAGIAHELDSLNQVHTSQQSAALPAYLDTATILLASIAVGISVLAAGWSSAAKVLRMKPAALLRNQ from the coding sequence ATGGGAGCTTATATATGTTCACAATTGCGAAGCCGTCTGGTTCGTACTTTGAGTGTGGTGATCGGGATTAGCATGGGAACGGGCTTGTTTCTTGCATTATCTGCATTGGGCAATGGCTATCAGCAGGCGGCCAGGCTCCCCTTATCCGGCTTGGCCTCCGATATTGTGGTAAGCAAATCTGCCGACTCAACCTCTGCAGCTTCGCAAATTACGAGAGGCATCCGCATGCCCTTCGGCATCGAAGCGATTACGGAAGAGGAGCGGGCTCAGATCGCAGAGCAGCCGTCGATAGATACCTTGACAGGTGTCCTGCTGCTCTGGGATTTTGATCGTTCCGGCTACAAGACGATTCTAGGGGTGGATACGTCTGAGCATGCATCGGGCCCGGCTTATGTACTTGAAGAGGGGATTGTGAAGGGAAGAAGCTTCTCGAGTACGGATCGGGGTGTCGCGGTGGTGGATCGGCATTATGCAGCGTTTTATAATCTGCAGCCGGGCTCGGAATTGCTGGTCGGCGACCAGACGTTCCAAGTGGTCGGGACTGTCAGCCAGAGCAATACGAACCAGACGGCTGCCGCCAATGTGTATATCCCGCTTGCAGATGCCAGAATGCTGGCAGGGCTGGAGCAGGATGAGGTCAATCAGCTTTATATCCGCGTAGCGGATGCCAGCCGAATGGAGGAAATCACCCGGGAGATCGGGTATCTCCTGCCGCACGCGCACGTTGTTACAGAGGACAGCTTGATCCAGGTAATGGGCGGAATAGGCAAGGTGTCTGCGCAATTTGCGAAAGCGGCGGCAGCTGTCGGATTAGTCGGAGGCGTGCTCTTGGCCTGGTTTGCCTTACAGGGCATGATGGCAGAACGGCGGAAGGAAATTGCGATCATGAAGGCTTTGGGCTGGAGGAAGCGTGAGATTTACAAGCTGTTTCTGCTGGAAACTGCGCTGCTGGGGGGAATCGGCTTGCTGGCAGGCTTGGTGCTAGGATGGGGCAGTATGCATGCTGTCCAGCTGCTGCCTATGCCTGACATCCCGCTTGCAGGAATCGCCCACGAATTAGACAGCCTGAACCAGGTGCATACGAGCCAGCAGAGTGCTGCTTTGCCTGCTTATCTGGATACGGCGACAATCCTCCTGGCTAGTATTGCCGTTGGCATCAGCGTACTGGCCGCAGGCTGGAGCAGTGCTGCGAAGGTACTGCGCATGAAACCGGCTGCGTTGTTAAGGAATCAGTAA
- a CDS encoding ABC transporter ATP-binding protein → MNKLMEAKGIVKSYGNVQVVRDGTVEIYAGEFVSIVGRSGSGKSTLLYLLAGLEQADSGTIRYKDQQLSAYSEEELAVWRREHIGLVFQNYNLIPTLTALENVAFPLYPIKMSANARKQRAMEMLEQVGLAERANHRPHQLSGGEQQRVSIARSLVFRPSILFADEPTGNLDSATGDRIMDLFLQLREEHQLALFIVTHDVEKVAARSDRRIEMKDGRTFSHEAMEHAK, encoded by the coding sequence GTGAATAAATTAATGGAAGCGAAAGGGATCGTCAAGTCATATGGCAACGTTCAGGTTGTTCGCGACGGCACTGTGGAGATTTATGCAGGCGAATTTGTCTCCATAGTCGGCCGCTCGGGATCGGGCAAGAGCACGCTGCTTTACTTGCTTGCAGGTCTGGAGCAAGCAGATAGCGGCACTATCCGTTACAAGGATCAGCAGTTAAGCGCTTACAGCGAGGAAGAGCTGGCAGTCTGGCGCAGGGAACATATCGGGCTTGTTTTTCAAAATTATAATTTGATCCCGACATTAACCGCGTTGGAAAATGTTGCTTTCCCCTTGTATCCGATCAAGATGAGTGCGAATGCGCGCAAGCAGCGGGCGATGGAGATGCTGGAACAGGTTGGCTTGGCTGAACGTGCGAACCACCGCCCCCATCAATTGAGCGGAGGGGAGCAGCAGCGTGTTTCGATTGCTCGCTCCCTGGTTTTCCGCCCTTCCATTCTTTTCGCGGATGAACCGACCGGAAATCTGGATTCGGCCACAGGCGACCGAATCATGGATTTGTTCCTGCAGCTGCGCGAGGAACATCAGCTTGCCCTGTTCATCGTCACGCATGACGTGGAAAAAGTAGCCGCGCGCTCAGACAGACGAATTGAAATGAAGGATGGGAGGACGTTCAGCCATGAGGCAATGGAACATGCGAAGTAA
- a CDS encoding ABC transporter permease produces the protein MQVRYVWSELVHRPQRSVVAILSIALGVALFLSLQAYAEGYQNAARKPLTEIGADIIVQREGDIPEAFEGIVFPHSTAPLREEEIAAIREVEGVEDVGRALFFWVFEPDQFIVGLGMDPESDFGPGRLRAAVREGRFLQSSDTGVAVADSSYADQYQLRVGDSVTISGEVFELVGLVDTSRVGNVANANVYLPLADANRLVHEAPNVNAIYTLDEQVTNLLFVKADSVQAAKVSEALQPLLGEKTLVTTPQSFEAVFGTTFQLIDRFGFLVGFTCLILALLSLLRVIVGGLAERKRDIGIMRAVGWKKRDIVKQITRESLVLIMAGWGIGAIAAWGVTHVLRLFTVSIPVPWELSPTPHFMAGGAKELSLTVTLEAAVHLYGLLAALLLCLGIGWCISWWLARNAANLKPVEVLRSE, from the coding sequence GTGCAAGTGCGATATGTATGGAGCGAATTGGTGCATCGGCCGCAGCGGTCGGTCGTTGCGATCTTGAGCATAGCTTTGGGCGTTGCGCTGTTTCTAAGTTTGCAAGCGTATGCAGAAGGATATCAGAACGCAGCCAGAAAGCCTTTAACGGAAATTGGCGCAGATATAATCGTTCAGCGGGAGGGGGACATCCCCGAAGCATTCGAAGGCATTGTCTTCCCGCATTCCACCGCGCCGTTGCGGGAAGAGGAGATTGCAGCCATACGGGAAGTGGAAGGCGTGGAAGATGTGGGGAGAGCCTTGTTCTTCTGGGTATTCGAACCCGATCAGTTTATAGTCGGATTAGGCATGGATCCGGAATCGGATTTCGGTCCAGGCCGGCTGCGCGCCGCTGTCCGCGAGGGGAGGTTTCTGCAAAGCAGCGATACAGGTGTCGCCGTAGCCGATTCCAGTTATGCGGACCAATATCAGCTGCGGGTTGGCGACTCGGTTACGATCTCCGGCGAAGTCTTTGAACTGGTCGGTCTGGTAGACACGAGCCGCGTTGGGAATGTCGCCAACGCGAATGTGTACCTGCCTCTTGCAGATGCGAACAGACTGGTTCATGAGGCCCCCAATGTGAACGCCATTTATACGCTTGATGAGCAGGTAACGAATCTGTTATTTGTGAAAGCCGATTCCGTCCAGGCAGCGAAAGTTTCGGAAGCGCTTCAGCCGTTGCTTGGAGAGAAGACCCTGGTCACGACGCCGCAATCGTTCGAAGCGGTGTTCGGCACGACCTTTCAGCTGATAGACCGCTTTGGCTTTCTGGTGGGGTTCACCTGTTTGATATTGGCGCTTTTGAGTTTGCTTCGGGTTATTGTCGGAGGTCTGGCAGAACGCAAGCGTGATATAGGCATTATGCGGGCGGTTGGCTGGAAAAAACGGGACATCGTGAAACAGATTACGCGGGAATCCTTAGTGCTAATAATGGCGGGCTGGGGGATTGGCGCAATTGCTGCATGGGGGGTGACCCATGTGCTTCGGCTGTTCACCGTATCCATTCCTGTTCCTTGGGAGCTAAGTCCAACTCCCCACTTTATGGCAGGCGGCGCCAAGGAGCTGTCGTTGACGGTGACGCTGGAAGCTGCCGTCCATCTCTATGGACTTCTGGCAGCCTTGCTGCTTTGCTTGGGGATCGGCTGGTGCATAAGCTGGTGGCTCGCGAGAAATGCGGCGAATTTGAAACCTGTGGAGGTGCTGCGTAGTGAATAA
- a CDS encoding sensor histidine kinase — MFKRLFGSYILIIVASVGIMGMMINLMTEQTFSRYLAEQTEMHGEMLPVMLAGQYSRNGNWDGVEKSLQDAAHMIGANVTLQDAGGQVVATTLQPRLAFDKGELASAIHIPIYSQAQQLIGTVSISRDPFQQRADEQFLEQVGIGLVIVGIVVALSALLLGGIMARSFSKPLVEMSQASQEIAQGNYEVTMTRGGPEEIDTLKTAFEKMAVGMKKVEDRRRKLVADVSHELRTPLTVVQGYLESLRVGNIFDRRSAEMAFHAMHEEVKRLLCILGDLQDLSIMDSGTRQLNLTETLLSHVIEAAKNRLEPLAREKDITLIWEQSRTSEIPVMLDAERMNQVLYNLVNNAIQHTAPQGQVRICCEASQKQCQIRVADNGKGIAEEHLPYIFERFYRADEARSHGKNEGAGIGLSIVKSIVEAHQGSISVKSKLHEGSTFVVTIPAAPRNL, encoded by the coding sequence GTGTTCAAACGCTTGTTCGGCAGTTATATTCTGATTATTGTGGCAAGTGTCGGAATTATGGGGATGATGATAAACCTTATGACGGAGCAGACCTTCTCCCGTTATTTGGCAGAGCAGACCGAGATGCACGGCGAGATGCTCCCCGTTATGCTGGCCGGACAGTATTCGCGCAATGGAAATTGGGATGGCGTGGAGAAAAGTTTGCAGGATGCGGCGCATATGATCGGCGCGAATGTAACGCTGCAGGATGCCGGCGGTCAGGTAGTCGCAACCACGTTGCAGCCGCGGCTGGCATTCGATAAAGGGGAGCTGGCCTCCGCCATCCACATTCCTATTTATAGTCAGGCCCAGCAGCTGATCGGTACCGTATCGATCAGCCGGGATCCGTTTCAGCAGAGGGCAGACGAGCAATTTCTCGAACAGGTTGGCATAGGCCTAGTCATCGTCGGAATTGTTGTGGCTCTAAGCGCGCTGCTGTTAGGCGGCATTATGGCCCGGTCGTTCAGCAAGCCTCTGGTTGAGATGTCGCAGGCTTCCCAGGAAATTGCGCAGGGGAATTACGAAGTGACCATGACAAGGGGCGGTCCGGAGGAAATCGATACGTTGAAGACTGCGTTCGAGAAAATGGCCGTAGGCATGAAGAAGGTGGAGGACAGGCGGAGAAAGCTGGTGGCAGACGTCTCGCACGAGCTGAGAACACCGCTGACCGTGGTCCAAGGGTACTTGGAATCATTGCGCGTAGGCAATATTTTTGATCGCCGCTCGGCCGAAATGGCCTTTCATGCGATGCATGAAGAGGTGAAGCGGCTGCTATGCATTTTGGGAGACTTGCAAGATCTGTCCATTATGGATTCCGGCACCCGTCAGTTGAACTTGACTGAAACCTTGCTGAGTCACGTGATAGAAGCAGCGAAGAATCGGTTGGAGCCGCTTGCTCGCGAGAAGGACATCACGTTAATATGGGAGCAATCCCGCACTAGTGAGATTCCCGTCATGCTCGATGCTGAACGAATGAATCAGGTGCTGTACAACCTTGTCAACAATGCCATTCAGCATACAGCGCCCCAAGGGCAAGTCAGGATTTGCTGCGAGGCGAGCCAGAAACAATGCCAAATCCGGGTTGCAGACAACGGCAAGGGGATTGCGGAAGAGCATTTGCCATATATCTTTGAACGGTTTTACCGGGCGGATGAAGCGAGAAGCCATGGGAAGAACGAAGGAGCCGGCATCGGGTTGTCGATTGTCAAATCCATCGTGGAGGCCCACCAGGGGAGCATCTCCGTCAAGAGCAAACTGCATGAAGGCAGCACATTTGTCGTGACCATTCCTGCTGCTCCTCGAAATCTTTAG
- a CDS encoding response regulator transcription factor produces the protein MNEMNILCIEDHKPTADMIQFLLETEGFQTMAAYDGVSGEKLYKQASPNLIILDLMLPGLDGYELCRRIRQESTVPILMLTARTEDTDKAIGLGIGADDYLTKPFSPTELTARIKALLRRSYQYNEQPKSRTLGNRRLRLDPSLRQVKVDNRTIELTPTEFELLHILMSHPGWTFTRTHLLEKIWGYEDEAGEATVTTHISNLRQKLSAEGCHVIRTVRGLGYAYINEED, from the coding sequence ATGAATGAAATGAATATATTATGTATAGAAGATCATAAGCCCACAGCGGATATGATTCAATTTCTATTGGAAACTGAAGGCTTCCAGACGATGGCAGCCTATGACGGGGTGTCCGGCGAGAAGCTGTACAAGCAGGCATCCCCCAACCTGATCATACTGGACCTGATGCTGCCAGGCTTGGACGGGTATGAATTGTGCCGGCGCATTCGCCAGGAGTCCACGGTTCCGATTCTGATGCTGACCGCACGCACAGAGGATACAGACAAAGCAATTGGTCTCGGGATAGGGGCTGATGACTATTTGACTAAGCCATTCAGTCCGACTGAGCTGACCGCTCGGATTAAGGCCCTGCTCCGCCGCTCCTACCAATACAACGAGCAGCCCAAGTCCCGTACATTGGGCAACCGACGGCTGCGTCTCGATCCTTCCCTTAGACAAGTGAAGGTTGACAACCGTACGATCGAGTTGACGCCCACGGAGTTTGAGCTGCTGCACATCCTCATGAGCCATCCCGGCTGGACTTTCACACGCACGCATTTGTTAGAGAAAATTTGGGGATATGAGGACGAGGCAGGGGAAGCAACAGTAACTACGCATATTAGCAATTTGCGCCAAAAGCTGAGTGCGGAAGGCTGTCACGTGATTCGAACCGTGCGCGGCTTGGGGTATGCCTATATCAACGAGGAGGACTAG